TGCTTCCGTCCCGTTTGGCGAGGGCGCGACGCGGGACGCGGCGATCGACGACGCGGTGAAGATGACGTTCGAGGTAGGCCCGCTGTCGCGCGTACTCGCTGATCAGCCCGACGACATCCGCGCCCGCGCCTCGGCCGCGGTTCGTGCCGCCTTCGCGGGCCGCCCCGGCGAGCGGTCGGTGATGATCAACAGCGCGACGTGGATCGTCACGGCGCGCAATCCGGCAAGCTGAGGGATTAAGAGGGGAAGACGCCCCCGCTCGGTGGCCTTTGGCCGGTCAGCGGGATCAGATGAGGGCGTATCCGCGGTGTCGGAGCAAAGCGATTTATGAGTACGCGCCCTAGGGATTCGTGCCGAACTGTTCCGTTGCGCGGTCGCGGGGGCCTTCCCGACCTACACGGAGTTTTTCAATCGGATCCATCCCGGCAAGCAGATGGGCAACTTTCCCTACCAGACCCATTTCAACGAGATCGCGAAGGAAGAGCGTGACCTCGGATATTCGGACATCACCTTGCTTGTCAGGGGAGTGAATGGATTTCCAGACCAGATCGATTTTCGCGATGCTCGGAAGGGGCCCGACGACGATCAGCTCCCAAGTCTGCGTGCCGGCACAGACAGGCTTATCGAACTCTACTGCCCGCCGCGCACTCCGAATCCTTACTGATCTGCAGAGCCATTAGCTCACCAAACCTCGCGCCCGTTCGCGCTCATTCGCGAAAACCGAGACACAGGGACCTCGCCGGACAAGTCCTCATTTCCGGCCTTGCACAGGCGTTGAACAATTGTTATATTTTGTTCAACGCTGGAGGTTGCTATGGTTATGCGGACCCGCACGTCGACAGAGACCGAGGAGCAAATTGCGCTTAAGCGCAACCGGCTCGTGCTCGAACAGGCGCGCGCCGTCGGGCTGCTCGGTGAGGCAAAGAACACGCGCTTGTCCGGCCGCGTGTCGGCAGGCCTGATAGAAGCTGCAAAGAAGCGGGCTCACGTATCTTCCGATACCGAACTTCTAGAGCTCGCGTTGTCGCGTCTGGCGCTCGAGGACGATTTCGGCGCGCGTCTTGTCAGGCGCAAGGGAAGCGTCCCGGCAGATATCGATCTTGCCATTTGATCTCCAGGGAACGTTGCGGAGGCTGAAGCCGCACAAGCGTTTGGAGCGGTTGACGCGACGAGCAGATTCCGAACTTGCTTGGGCATCCGACGAGCCGCTCATCGGCGGCGCGCTAATTCTCGATACCAGCGTTTACCTCGACGTCTTGCAGGCACGCACGCCGGCCGCCGTCGATGAATTGCTGACATATCGCGTCTGCTACCATTCGGCCGTCTGCCTAGCCGAACTAACGCATGTCTTCGGGCGGCTCGATCCGGCCCACCCCTCAACGAGTGGGGTTCTGCAAACGGTACGCGATTTGATTGAAGACATTCCGCAGCATCGCTTGCAATCTGCAGATACGGCGATGTGGGGCGAAGCGGGAATACTTGCGGGCGAGCTATTTCGTCTCAGCGGCGCGCCGAAAGGTGCGGGTCATGAGCGGAAATACCTCAACGATGCGCTCATCTATCTCCAGGCGCGGGGTATCGGTGCCAGCATATTGACAGGGAATGTCGGCGACTTCGACTTCCTGAACCAACTTGCTCCAGGCGTTCCAACCATTCTGTATCGGCATGCGTGAGCCAATGAGTGAGCGTCGAACAGGCAATTCTGGTCGCGAAGTCTGCCGAGCCGACAGGAGCCCTCCAGCCGCCCGCAGGAGCCTGCGACGGGCGTGGAGGTAGGCCGCGTTGGGCTGCTGCTTGGGCCGCGGCAGACTCCGATTGAAGCAGAAAGACTCATATCGAACGAGAAACGACAGCCCCGACGGCTCAACATCCTCCAACTGCGGATAATTCGGTTTTTCCATCACCCCCACACCGTAGTCCGGATAGCTTTTTTTTGCTGAACGGGTGCCAGGTCGGCTGAGATCGCGGCGGCAATATTGGCTCCGTCGTGCAAAAAATAGACTGACGTGACAAGGCACAACCGATACAGCTCTCCAGGACTATCTCAAGGACTACAACCTGAGGTAGATCAGCGTTTCCGATTGCCCCGCTTTGATCGCCGAACCGGAGCAATCTAGCCTCTGGTCGACTGCGGCGTTAAGCTTTGGACGGAAATGTCCGGTGAATCGGCATCAGCCATAAATTCGTGCCGGCCAGTTGGCCTCGCCAGCGTGGCTTCCGCGAGTTCGCGGTCCGGTGATTTCAAGGAGATATGGCCGTGGCGAGGATGGTAGGTTCCCTTCCCAACACGATGTCCTCGCCGCAGACTGGCGAGATCTTAACTCGTGGCGTGCGACCGTTTGAGGTCACGTATCGGGGGCAAAGTATTACTGTGGACCTGCCAGGATACTACCCGGAGGCCGAGGGCGAGGGTGTGCATGTGGGAGACGATATGAGCGTCGTCGACTGCGCTCGGCGCGCTGAAGAAGAAATTGGGTAGCTATTGAACCAGCCGCTGTGCGATCAGTGGAGCACCCCTTGCTAACCCAGATCTACGAAATATCCACCCCGGACGAAGCGCGAGCGGTCTCGAAAATCGGAGTTGACCACATCGGCGTCCTGGTCGGCGACGGCGAGTTCCCGCGCGAACAGCCTCTCGCCCGGGCGGCCGAGATCGCAGCGGCGATATCGGGTCCATCGAAGTTTTCGGCGCTCTTTCTCACGGCGAGGGAGGACTTCATCATCGAATGGGCGCAAGCGTTGAATCCTGCGATTGTTCACTTGGGCGCAGCGCCTGAACTACTCGATCCGGCTCAGATCGCGGCTATCAAGGCTGCGCTGCCTGATAGCATGATCATGCGGAGCGTGCCGGTGTTCGGGGAGGAGAGCGTCGAGATCGCCCGGAGCTACGACGGTATTGCGGACTATCTTTTGTTAGACAGCCATCGTCCTTCAGACCGGCAAATTGGTGCGCTTGGCGTGCCGCACGACTGGACCATCAGTCGGCGCATCGTCGAACTGGTGAGTAACCCCGTAATCCTTGCCGGGGGCCTGGGTCCCGACAACGTCGCGCAGGCGATCGCGGCCGTCCGGCCGTCCGGTGTCGATTCAAAGACGAAGACTGACCGAGACGGCTCTCACACAAAGGATTTGGAGCGCGTAAGACGCTTCTACGAAGCGGCGCACCCGCTCTGAGCCGCATTGGTTCCCGCTAGGTTGGCTGCCCGAGAAGGCGATCCCCGCGTAGCCGCGAAGTCAGAGAGGCGGTTCTTGGCGCAGCACTCAATTGCTCTCCCCAAGCTCCCCATGGTTGGCTTCCCCGAGCGATTGCAGGAGGCGCGCAGCGTTAGCTGGACTCTTCAGAAGATGGATCGTCTCCAGAAGACCCTCGTAGTCTTCCTCGGATATAAGAACTATGTTGCGAGAATTCTGGCGGGTTACAAGAAGGGTTGCGTGGCCGTCGCAGACCTTATCATATAGCCTGAAAGATCGTTTTGAAACTCGCTAAGAGACATATGTCATTGCTTTCACTCAACCGGATGTTGCTACAAGATATTTGACTGGAATGACTTAGCCGTCGTCGTCAGGGCCAGCGATCTCGTCGAGCGCGCTCATAACCTGGTGCATTCTCTCCACGTCTCTGAGCTGGACGTGGATGATCTCACCGACGTAAGCCTGAACGTCCTTACCTTCACGGGCGGCCGCTTGGGCTAGCCGGCTGTACAGCTCTTCGTCGATCTCAAGGGTTACCGGCACCGGTCGTCCTCCGCATGCCGGCCGAAGATATCAAAATCACGGACAAGAGCCTACCACGGAACGCTCATAGTTAGGGACTCCTGAGAGAAAAGGTGCGGTTCTCGTCAGGAAGAGGATTCCGACTTGCAGCCGCGCCTCATAGTCTCTCTTCAGAACAGGAGAGAGTTCATGAAAGCGCAGGACTTTTGGGCCATTTCGCCAAGAAGATCGCGAAGCCGATCGCCTAGACGTATCTGATGAATGACCGCGGGATTTACATTGAGCGCAACTACGTGGTCGAGCCGTAGCTGTCGATGAAAACACCCTTCATGCAATGGTAACGCTGAAGAGCGAGACCATGCGCGCGGGCCGGGACAAGCCTCCCCGGCCAACTGTTCTCTGTGGCGAAGTTGAGATCCCGTTTCAGGACGGCGATTCAGCACTGGAAGTGCTAGCAATGGCGATTGCCGACGCCGACTTCAGCGAGAAATGCATGCGTTTTGCGAACGAAAACGTCATGCGCCTGGCGTTCCAGGAGCTGAATGCTCGGCGAGCCGACTTGGAAATGCATCGGATCGGCATCATCAAGTTCTGAGGGGCGCGGGAACCGGTCAGGCGACGGCCGAGGAGGCGAACCGGCCAAAGGGCCATCCTCGCCCGCATCTACTATCCGGATTTTCGTGTTGAACTGCCCCTTGGCGCCTCCGCGTGACGGCCGAGGACGAACTGGCTGGCGTCAACGACGCGGCCGTGGAAGGCGAGGTCCGGGATCTTCTGCTTTGTCAGCCTTGGCTGACGTACGGGTCCGATTCGTTCCAGGGCACCGTACCATCGCTCACGAGCTACGTTCGGCCTGAACCACAAGCCGGGAATCCGGCCCGACATGAAGGTCGATGCTAAACCGATCGCCGGGGTGGGCTGCGTCTATCGCCGCACGCCAAACCTTCCCCCATGCGCGCGCCAATTCATCGGACCGTACACGGCAGTCGCGCAAAAGCGGTACGCGGAGCTCACAACGAACATCGCTCTCCTGTCCGCGCCGGATCAGAAGCTTCGTCGCGCGAGACCTTCCAAAATCCTGAAGAGCGTCGACGAGCTGTAGCGGCAGCGGATCGCCATGAGCGTCCTCGTCGTTCCAGATCGCAATCGTGAGCGTCTCGATCGCCATGCCCTCCTATAGAGGACCGTGCGCCGCTGCCCATACTCCATGTAACGTTTACTCCATCTCGGAAGGCAAATGCGGCCCCAATAAAGCCGCAGACGCGGCGAAAACAAACTGCTGAGTGTTAGGATTATTACCTAGCCTGCTCTTCCCCGGTCAGACCCGATGCAAGCGCCTTTGCGTTGGAACGGCCAGCGGGAAGGATGGCAGGCGAAGGTGTCGGCAAAGACATGAGCCTTGTCGAACGCGCCCTTCGCGAGCTAAGATTGCCCGAGTCCGATAGCCACGCCTGCTATCGTGAGTACATGGACAGAGCGAACGAATATCGAGCGGCTTGCTCCGGTCCAAGAATGTAACCGCGCCTTCGCTCAAATTTTGGCTTTCCGGATTTTCGCGTGGAATTGGCCGCGTCCGAACCACAATCTAGTTGAGGATTATCGTGTTGGTGTTCCCTGGTCCGGGCTCGGCACCCGCTTGACCAATCCTCGGGCTGTATCTACATTGTATCATCAATGTCGGAGCCCGAATATGAAGGTAGCATTTCAGAAGTGGGGCAACAGCCTGGCACTGAGAGTTCCAAAAGCATTCGCCGATGAAATCGGTGCCAGCGACGGCAAGGCCGCCGAAATGACCGTGAGCGACGGCAAACTGGTGATCGAGATCGCGCGCTCGCCGCGGCGCAAGCGTCGCTACGCACTCGACAAGCTGGTTGCAGGTATAACGCCGGACAACCGTCATGAAGAGGTTGATTGGGGGCGACCCATTGGCAACGAAGTCTGGTAACTACTGTCCCGAGGCCGGCGACTTCGTCTGGATCGATCTTGATCCCACGATCGGCCACGAACAAAGCGGCCGACGACCGGCCATCGTATTATCGCCGCACAACTACAATGCCGCAGCCGGCCTTTGCGTGATCTGCCCAATCACAAGCAGCGTACGCGACTATCCCTTCGAGGCCAAGCTGCCCGACGGCGCCAGCTTTCACGGCGTCGTGCTCGCCGACCAACCCCGCAGCATCTCGTGGGAGAAGCGACCGATCCAGCATGCCGGACGAGCGCCTGACGTCCTGCTCACCGAAGTCCGTGAGCGTTTGGCCGCGTTGCTCGGAATCGACTGAACTCCCTCCCTTATCTCCGAGAGGGACAGCTTTAGATATTCCGCTTGGCCCATCTCCACGAAGCAGCCATGGAATCCACACGTACCAGCCCAATACCCTTGACTGCGATTCAACACGATAATCCGGATAGCCCAAATTTTAGCGATCTCTCGGACGGACCTTTCAAGGATTCGATTTATACGTTGGGTCATGAGCATCACGACCCCACTTCCCGTCCGCACGCCTCGCGCCCGCGGCCAAGCCGTCTCTCCCAGCCTGAGACCGGCGCGCGCAAGCGCGAGCTCCCGAACAGTCTCCTGATCTCAGGCAAAACACGCGGGCGGTGTCGCCTGCGAACGGCCGAACTTTGCCCGCTGCCCGCGGACGACCTCGCTCGTCCATGCGCCACGGGCGCAACGAAGAGGCAGCCATGGCTAGCGCCAGCTTACTCGTCACCGCCCCGCAATCACCGTACCGGGACTGAGAAATCGAAATCATTCGGTCCGCAGACCAAGCAAGTCCGCCAGGCGGTCTGCACCGAGGCGACGACCGGCTTCATCATCGGAAGCCCGTCCATCTCGTCGGGCCGCGAGCAGGGTCATCAAGAGATCAACGCAGAGGACGTCATCCGCATGATCGGCGGCAGCTACCGCCTAGCCTCGATCGCGGTCGACATCGCGACGGAGGAGTTGGCCCGGTAGACCCGCCGGCTATCTGACGAATTATAGGTGCGACGGCGCTTGTGGCGGCGGCGCCACTAGGAGGCGCTGCCTGCATCCAGCCCACCGGGTCGAAGGTCCAGAACCTGGATCTGCGGCTTCCCATCTCCCTTGAGAACAGCGGCGACTCGTTCCGGAAAGAGCCGATGATACTTCTCCACGAGCCCCTTCTCGGTGCGCCAGCCTGCGTCGCGCAACTTGTCTGCTAGGGGGCGGTCGATAATGACGTATCGAATTCCAATATCAGGAGGCGCGATGGATATCTGCCTCAGTCGGTGCTCTGGCTCAATGTGCATCGCGTCCACAATGACGTCTCGTCCCGTTTGCAGCACGCCGGAGCTTCCTGCACGCACCTGATGAAACACCCAGGCTTGATGCCCCGGAATCTCGCCGTCGGCCTTTTTTTCCCGTCTGATCGCGTCTGACGATACGACCGCGGCCCCCTGTTCCGCCGACCAGGCAGATTTGCCGGCCCCACTCGGGCCGACCGTTAGGGTCAACATCTGACCGCATCTCGGCCAATTCCAGCCTGGAATATCGCTATCAAGCGCGTGTTCGTTTGCTTCGTAGTGTTCTGAAAAGCGCTGGATCCGGCTCGCTGCTATGACATTGCGGTGGCACACCGCATTTCGAGTCCATCGCGCAATTCGCGCCAGTTCATATTCGGGAGGAGTCATGACCTCCTTTGTGAGCTCCATCATGTCGTGGAATTCGAGCTTCCAAAAGTCGGTAACAGGCTCTGCTGCGCGGTCGCCGTACTGTTTGAGCAGAGGCGTTTCGGGCGAAACTTTCTTGGCGAGGGCGTCCCGGTACTTCGATATCAGTGACCGAAGGATGCGATAGGTGAACGGCAGAAGTATGCTAGCCTGAGCGCTCCAAACCCGCCTTGCTATATGGTCCCTGAGCCCATGTTTCACGGCTGCGATGGCGTGCGCCGTTGGTTCATCGTCCCAGTAGTCGACAAGACCGTTCTCCCAACACGGATACGAAAAGGAGACTTGGTCGGCAAGACGCTCCAGTAATGCGAAAGGGTCGAGCTGATCGGAAGTCTCCCAAGCGATCATCGTCTCCAGAAGTTCGCGAGACCAAGCAGCCACATCGATCGCAACTGCATGGCCGACGCGAGAAGCCAAATCGGATGTGGGGCGCGCTCCGATACCTGTTACGTAGCTGACAGTGTCGTACCGGTCGACGCAGCCGAGCGTCGAGACGAGGTTCGCGGGGCCGCGGAGTTCTGCGATTGCCTCGCTGGTCAATTGATTGGGCAGTACGACAACCACCACCGGTCCAATGACCGCGTCGCTGGCTCGTTCCGAATGCAACTGCCGCAGGAAAAGACTCCAACGCCGTATCTGGGCCGGATCAATCCCGTCCACAATCAACGCTTGGTCGACGAGGCCGGGATGGGCCGCAAAATCTGAGATTGAGCCGATTTCGACGGCGGATATCCCGAGCAGGCCCGCCAAAAGGTGCGGAATCGGTTCGGTTTGGTCGAGCCGCGACACGTCTAGGATCGCACCCTCCAGGGATAATTCCGCCCTGAGCTTTTGTTGAATGGCTTTGCACATCCCGGCAGGCCGTGGATAAGGCGCCGAGACGCAGACAACTCTGTCCCGATCTCCAACGGCATGCGTGACCTTGTTGATGACACTTGCAGGCCCGGGCAGATCCCACCACAGCTGAAGCCGTTCCATCGGCTCACTCCGCACGAAGAAGAGCGGCGTGGACAAGAGGATTCAGGTCCACTTTCCGGTGACCTTGCCCGGATGGGTCGGGCGGAAATGACAGTATTCCCAGAAGGTCCGCGTAAATACCCACTGCCCGCGCATGCACGTTTCGGCCGTCGGTGGATAGGTACTGGAAATCTGCTGTCGTTACTGTGGATCCATCGGAGTATGCGGCGAGATCCTTGAAGAAGCTCATGAGCTCAGGCTCCGCAGGGATGCCAAGCCGTTCCAGCAAGTCAGGAGACTTCAGGACCGCCTCCTTTTCGTCGCTGATCATTGACCTAATCGCTGCGGACGCATGGCCGGGACGTTCCGCTATGCGGGACAGCAAAGGACCAGCAGTCTGCGACCAGCCACCAGTCGCCAGGAAGATTCCGTCGACATGTTCGCCTGGCAGATGAAGCGATTCGATACGGTTGCCAAGATAGGACCGAGCCCAAGGTCGTAGCTTCACGATCTTGATCTGCGGAAGGACGCGATTGAGTATCAGCCGATCCCGCGACCATTCCCCAGCGTGCTCAGGTCCTCCGATGAAAATCATTCGGAGATCGCCTTTCCGGATTCGGCCAGCGCGTTCGGCTTCGACGACCCAATCAGGACGCCACGCCGTCTTGTGGGAGACGACTATCACCTTCGGACGCAGCGGCTTGGGGCCTCGCTTCGCGTCGTCGAGCATGTCCTTCTTGCTTTCGTAGGTTTTCACCTCGACGTCGACAAGTTTGTCCTTTACGCGCTTGGCGTCCAACAGCGCCGCTTCGACGAATTTGATTCCAGCGCACTCAGTGCCAAATACCACGCCGACGCTCGATGGCCGCGGATCGTCGTCATTTCCGTCCAATACGGCGACATTGAAGGGCGCCAACAGATCTGCCTCCTGTCCGTCCGTCAGCGGCGAGACGCGGCCTATCGTCTCGAGGCCGGGCATTGGCTTGCCAAATTGCCGGCGGTAGTTTTTTGGGTCGAACGGCTTCGGCGGGGCCCTTAGATTTTTGTAGCTCTCAAGTTTCCTGCTGAGGTCATCCTCGGTAGCCGCCATTAACTCGAGCAGGCTCCTTGACCGCAGCGCAAACGAGCCGGCAACGGTGCGCCGAGCGATGCCAAAGCCCTCCATCTCCTCCAGAAGATATTCGAGCTCGTTTGGATCGGTCCCGCGGGGGAATGCGGCCGGCCAGTACGCCATCGCTCGTTCGGCGACTTCCGCGGCGGTCATTCCTTCCGCGGTCATGCCCGAATCGCGCTCCACGAGTTCTCGAACCGCAAGAATGTACGTTAGGAGTTCGTACCTCCGCTCGATTGAGCCGATTGTCGCCTCGAACGTGGCGAACAGCTTGCTCCTCACGTCGGACGAGGACAGCGCACGCTCGACCAGCACGGTGTTGATGGTGGCGGGAACTTGACCTGTTTTTTGTGCGTGATCGTGAATAAGTCGGAGTAATTCTTGGCAGAAGACCTGGATCAGCACCGGATAGTAGTTTGTGAAGGTCAAAATCCGCCAAACGTCCTCCCGCTTTTCGAACTCGAAGCCCATTGCCGCCAACGGGCCGCGAACCAAAAATTCCGCGTCCCCGACGTCGCGGTTGAGCAATGGGCCGATCTTCAGCGGGCTGCTCGCAATCTGTACGAGGGGAGAGTTTTCGGCTCGCACCATGCGCGAGACGTTGTGTAGACCGGCGAGCACGAACTTGAACCGGTGTTTCGTCTCAGCCATGAGCTGCAACAGCGTCTGGATGCAGGGGAAACCGTTCTCGACCTCCTTGCGGACGAAATTGTCCGCTTCGTCGATCAAGAGCAAAATGCGTCGCCTGTCGTCGGCGTTGAGCCAACTCGTAATCGTCGACGAAAACTCTTCTGCTGTTCGAACCGAGGATTTGAACACGGTTGACTCGACGCGACGCGATATCTGCTCGAAATCATCGGAAGTGTCGTTCACCATGTCGAGATCGACGTAGGCGAAGACAGCATGCGGAGGCTGTGTCGCGTGAATTTGTTGGAGAAGAGCCGTCTTGCCGAGCCGACGACCGCCGAACACGACGTAAGATCCGAATGGTTCGAGGATCGCGTTTCGCTCTAACGTGCGCCCTTTGAACATCTCAGGCGGGACCGCAGACTTTCCATGATCTCGGTAGGGATCGGCGCTGGAATAGGCTTGAGCGATCTCGATAATGGCGCGACGCGGATCTTCCGAGTCAGCGATCGCGTATGCAACCAATGCCTCATCTACAATGAGCATGGTACGCTTCCGTCTGATCATCTCGATCCGAAGTTGCTGTCGGCGTTCAGCGTTGAGAACTCCACGATAGAGAACAAGTACGCCGCGGTGACCGGCTCCGTCGCCAAGGCTCAGCAAGGTCTCCTGCGGAATCGCGGGCGTCACGACGCAAATGCGCCAGGAACCTTGCGTCAGGCTTCCGAACTCGGGCAGGAGTAACGACGCTGGATCCGGAGGCGGGAGCGATACTGTGGCGTCGAACACGAATATCTGTTGCAGCCGCCTCGTCATTGTCGGCTCTTCTACGCACTTCGTGACTTCGTACAGCAGTCGGGACACGACCTCTGTTACGTGGTGCGCGATTTGGGCCGTCGAGGCATTCTTCGTAGGCTTTAGGTTGGGGAAGGCGCGGGTTACACTCCGGGCCTCTTGCCGACGGTCTTCGTCCAGAAGGCTGTAGTCGAGCGGGCCATAGGCTTTCGCAAGATCGATTGCGCGGCCGACCTGTAGCAGATCGACAGCTCCAAGTTGTGGCAAAACCGACTTGAAGTTCGCCAATCGCCAGTTCAGGGGCCCGCTTGCCAGGAGAGGATGGTTCCGAACCTCATCGCCTCGTAACAGGATCAGGCGATCGGCAAGCGTAGTGAATTCGCGTCGCTCCAGGAGGTGGAGGAGTTCTAGACGCGTCTGGGTGTCCAACTTGCCTTTGCGATCCAGGTCCTCGATGCTGGAGGCGTATTCGTTCTGCGATTTGTCGAACTCGCGCTGCGCCTCCGTCTCGACTTCTCGGATACGAGCGAGTGCTGAGTTGAAGTCTTCGATCCTGTCGCCGGTCAAGGTCTCAGGCAGGAACGTGGGCGGAAGCTCGACCGGGAGATTCGATGGTTTGATGGTTGAAAGCATCTCCTTGAGTCGTGCCGATTGCTCGAGCGAGCCAACCGCCATGCGCCTCATTCGGTCTATCGTGCGCTCGGCCTCGCCCAGCAACAATGAAACCTGATGCTTCTTGGCTTCCTTGTCGGCATCGAGTTTGGCCCGCCAGCCGTCCGTCGTCT
The DNA window shown above is from Bradyrhizobium sp. ISRA464 and carries:
- a CDS encoding phosphoribosylanthranilate isomerase encodes the protein MLTQIYEISTPDEARAVSKIGVDHIGVLVGDGEFPREQPLARAAEIAAAISGPSKFSALFLTAREDFIIEWAQALNPAIVHLGAAPELLDPAQIAAIKAALPDSMIMRSVPVFGEESVEIARSYDGIADYLLLDSHRPSDRQIGALGVPHDWTISRRIVELVSNPVILAGGLGPDNVAQAIAAVRPSGVDSKTKTDRDGSHTKDLERVRRFYEAAHPL
- a CDS encoding AbrB/MazE/SpoVT family DNA-binding domain-containing protein; translated protein: MKVAFQKWGNSLALRVPKAFADEIGASDGKAAEMTVSDGKLVIEIARSPRRKRRYALDKLVAGITPDNRHEEVDWGRPIGNEVW
- a CDS encoding type II toxin-antitoxin system PemK/MazF family toxin, producing the protein MATKSGNYCPEAGDFVWIDLDPTIGHEQSGRRPAIVLSPHNYNAAAGLCVICPITSSVRDYPFEAKLPDGASFHGVVLADQPRSISWEKRPIQHAGRAPDVLLTEVRERLAALLGID
- a CDS encoding AAA family ATPase, giving the protein MERLQLWWDLPGPASVINKVTHAVGDRDRVVCVSAPYPRPAGMCKAIQQKLRAELSLEGAILDVSRLDQTEPIPHLLAGLLGISAVEIGSISDFAAHPGLVDQALIVDGIDPAQIRRWSLFLRQLHSERASDAVIGPVVVVVLPNQLTSEAIAELRGPANLVSTLGCVDRYDTVSYVTGIGARPTSDLASRVGHAVAIDVAAWSRELLETMIAWETSDQLDPFALLERLADQVSFSYPCWENGLVDYWDDEPTAHAIAAVKHGLRDHIARRVWSAQASILLPFTYRILRSLISKYRDALAKKVSPETPLLKQYGDRAAEPVTDFWKLEFHDMMELTKEVMTPPEYELARIARWTRNAVCHRNVIAASRIQRFSEHYEANEHALDSDIPGWNWPRCGQMLTLTVGPSGAGKSAWSAEQGAAVVSSDAIRREKKADGEIPGHQAWVFHQVRAGSSGVLQTGRDVIVDAMHIEPEHRLRQISIAPPDIGIRYVIIDRPLADKLRDAGWRTEKGLVEKYHRLFPERVAAVLKGDGKPQIQVLDLRPGGLDAGSAS